The Acidobacteriota bacterium region TGGAGCGTCAGCACGATTCCCTGGTGCGGAGCGAGAAGTGGGTCAGTACGGCTGATATCCTCAAGGGAGAGGGGCTGCCTGAGATTCCCGAAGACATGATGGCCTCGCACCGCGAACTCATGTCTGAAGTTCAGGACGCCGTCTCGGTCCGGACCCTCCTCGAGATTGCCTACCGACTGGAAGAAGAGGCTTATGGTACCTACAGTCGCGAAATCGCTCGTGCTGACTCTGAGGAAGGCAGGAAGATCTTCACGCAACTGGCCGGGTTTGAGCAGGGCCACATGAGAGTGATCGAGGAACTGATGGTCCGGTACGCCTGACGGTCAGACCGGCCTCACGTTTTCGACACGGTTTCGGGCCGAGGTGAGGTTCCTCCCGTCTGAATCTTTTTGTTGTCACTGCAGTGCACCGCTGCTATAAATCGCATCATGAAGCTTGACTCCCCGCTCACGTGGATTGAGTTGTCGCGCTCGGCCCTGTACAGGAACCTTGACAGCCTGACCAGACTGGCCGGCGGGCGGCAAATGGCCGTATCGGTCAAAGCCAACGCCTACGGTCACGGACTGCCGGATATCGTCAGCCTCCTGGAGCCGCGCCGTGACGTCGAGTATCTCACCGTGCACTCCCTCGAGGAGGCCATTGCCTCTCGTGATGCGGGCTGGTCCCGAAAAATCATGGTCCTTGGTCTGGTCCCTACCGACAGTCTCGAGGCCGTTCTCCAGTACCGCCTGGAACCGGTCGTCTTCACCAGAGAATCCCTGACCGGTCTGGGCAGGCTTGCCGCGAAAGCCGGAACGAGAATCCCCACTCACGTTAAGCTGGAAACAGGGACCAACCGCCAGGGGATACTGGAGACGGAGTTGCCGGCTTTTGCAGCCATTTACAAGAAATACCCGAGCCTTGGCGGTCCGCAGGGCGCCAGTACGCACTTTGCCAACATTGAGGACACGACGAGCCATGAGTATGCCGAGTACCAGCTAAAGAACTTTCATCGCCTGGTCGCGGCCATGACACGTCTGGGCATAAAACCGAAATTGCGCCACACGGCGGCCTCGGCAGCTCTCATTTTGTTCGACAAGACCCGCCTGGATCTGGTCCGGCCGGGCATTGCCGTGTACGGGCACTGGCCTTCAAAGGAAACCTACCTCACTTACCGGCTTCAG contains the following coding sequences:
- a CDS encoding ferritin family protein produces the protein MTPVKGETLQALSAGIKAEAAAYVFYITAAAKAEASSFKDILAKLAHEEKEHFHILERQHDSLVRSEKWVSTADILKGEGLPEIPEDMMASHRELMSEVQDAVSVRTLLEIAYRLEEEAYGTYSREIARADSEEGRKIFTQLAGFEQGHMRVIEELMVRYA
- the alr gene encoding alanine racemase produces the protein MKLDSPLTWIELSRSALYRNLDSLTRLAGGRQMAVSVKANAYGHGLPDIVSLLEPRRDVEYLTVHSLEEAIASRDAGWSRKIMVLGLVPTDSLEAVLQYRLEPVVFTRESLTGLGRLAAKAGTRIPTHVKLETGTNRQGILETELPAFAAIYKKYPSLGGPQGASTHFANIEDTTSHEYAEYQLKNFHRLVAAMTRLGIKPKLRHTAASAALILFDKTRLDLVRPGIAVYGHWPSKETYLTYRLQGGTDDIFAPVLSWKTRITQLKRLAVDSFVGYGCTYRTSAPARLAVLPVGYWDGYDRFLSNRSHVLIRGRRSPVRGRVCMNITMADVTDNKGAALGDVATLIGRDGREQVTAEQLGEWAQTINYEILARLSSAVVRRIVP